A single Cupriavidus sp. D39 DNA region contains:
- a CDS encoding MTH938/NDUFAF3 family protein: MRFEAFSFGSVCIDGVTYQHDVVIDQGKVRKRKKRPSRQFREAFGHTPLSVREDIPWNCSQLVIGTGTGALPVMEDVKREARHRHVELVILPTAEAIARLEEHPRSANAILHLTC; this comes from the coding sequence ATGCGCTTCGAAGCATTTTCCTTTGGGTCCGTCTGTATTGACGGCGTGACCTACCAGCATGACGTGGTCATCGATCAGGGTAAGGTTCGCAAACGCAAGAAGAGGCCATCCAGGCAATTCCGTGAAGCATTCGGGCATACACCGCTATCCGTCAGGGAAGACATACCCTGGAATTGCAGCCAGCTGGTTATCGGCACCGGCACCGGTGCGTTGCCGGTGATGGAAGATGTGAAGCGCGAGGCCAGGCATCGCCACGTCGAACTGGTCATTCTTCCGACCGCCGAAGCCATCGCAAGGCTGGAGGAGCACCCCCGCAGCGCCAATGCGATCCTGCACCTCACCTGCTAG
- a CDS encoding GNAT family N-acetyltransferase, with product MLTHVYLRPASQADTGNLAALLTQCGLATENLEEILDSFQIALCDDRLVGCAAAECHGQSIVIRSVAVEPAYRDRGIASRLVEKLLVRARGTEARHAFLLSTSAPAYFARWGFSRIPVDEAPPELQASPEFRNAARSSALCMHCELR from the coding sequence ATGCTGACCCACGTTTATCTCCGTCCGGCTTCCCAAGCCGATACGGGAAACCTAGCTGCATTGCTAACTCAATGCGGCCTGGCCACGGAGAATCTGGAGGAGATTCTCGACAGCTTCCAAATTGCGCTTTGTGATGACCGTCTTGTTGGCTGTGCCGCCGCAGAGTGTCATGGGCAATCCATTGTTATCCGGTCCGTCGCTGTGGAGCCTGCTTATCGTGATAGAGGTATCGCGAGCCGCCTCGTCGAAAAGCTCCTGGTCCGCGCTCGCGGTACCGAGGCACGCCACGCGTTTCTCCTATCCACATCGGCTCCTGCCTATTTCGCGCGCTGGGGCTTCTCCCGTATCCCTGTTGATGAGGCTCCGCCTGAGCTTCAAGCCTCGCCCGAGTTCCGGAACGCCGCGCGATCCTCTGCGTTGTGCATGCATTGCGAGCTCAGATAG
- a CDS encoding RidA family protein, with the protein MSNIQRHQSTKRLSRLVVHNDIVYVAGVTAGDTTADIAGQTRDVLAKIEGYLASVGSDKEKLLSVQIWLKDIERDFDGMNVAWEDWISEHAVPTRATCEAKLARPELLVEIIVTAAL; encoded by the coding sequence ATGAGCAATATCCAGCGTCACCAATCCACCAAACGGCTTTCCCGACTGGTTGTCCACAATGACATCGTCTACGTAGCAGGTGTCACCGCGGGTGACACGACCGCGGACATCGCCGGCCAGACGCGCGACGTGCTGGCCAAGATCGAAGGCTACCTCGCTAGCGTCGGTTCTGATAAGGAGAAGCTGTTATCTGTGCAGATCTGGCTGAAAGACATCGAACGCGACTTCGACGGCATGAATGTCGCCTGGGAGGACTGGATTTCCGAGCATGCCGTGCCGACGCGAGCCACTTGCGAGGCCAAGCTCGCGCGCCCCGAGTTGCTGGTTGAGATCATCGTGACGGCGGCGCTCTAG
- a CDS encoding NAD(P)/FAD-dependent oxidoreductase codes for MPEHQFDIAIIGAGPAGMAAAVAATAHGARVAVLDEQEAPGGQIYRAITAATPERLRILGPDYAAGAALAEAFAASGAQHITGAAVWQVTRERVVHYLRDGGVASLQADQVILCTGAMERPFPIPGWTVPGVMTAGAAQILLKSADLAPAEPVVLAGCGPLLYLLGWQYARAGVPIRAIVDTTDGADYRRALSHLGGALAGWRYLKKGLALMRTLRKSGVPFYKGATGLAVEGDDAVRALRFTSGGREQRIETRTVLLHQGVVPNTQFTWALRAAHRWDDVQLCWQPQADEWGALDIPGISIAGDGRGIGGALAARLQGELAGLAAAHAAGRLDAAGRDRHAAPARAALRSHLQIRPFLDALYRPKAANRIPADEVVVCRCEEVTAGEIRAFVELGCGGPNQTKSFGRCGMGPCQGRLCGLTVTEVIAQARGVPPQEVGYYRIRPPIKPITLGELAREA; via the coding sequence ATGCCTGAGCATCAATTCGATATCGCCATCATCGGCGCCGGCCCGGCCGGCATGGCCGCTGCCGTGGCCGCCACCGCCCATGGCGCGCGCGTGGCGGTGCTGGACGAGCAGGAAGCCCCCGGTGGCCAGATCTATCGCGCCATCACGGCGGCCACGCCGGAGCGGCTGCGCATCCTCGGGCCTGACTACGCGGCCGGCGCCGCCCTGGCCGAGGCCTTCGCCGCCAGCGGCGCGCAGCACATCACCGGCGCGGCAGTATGGCAAGTCACGCGCGAGCGGGTGGTGCATTACCTGCGCGATGGCGGCGTGGCGAGCCTGCAAGCCGATCAGGTCATTCTTTGTACCGGCGCCATGGAGCGGCCCTTCCCGATCCCGGGCTGGACCGTGCCCGGCGTGATGACCGCGGGCGCGGCGCAGATCCTGCTCAAGAGCGCCGACCTGGCGCCCGCCGAGCCGGTGGTGCTGGCCGGGTGCGGCCCGCTGCTCTACCTGCTGGGGTGGCAGTATGCGCGCGCCGGGGTGCCGATCCGCGCCATAGTCGACACCACCGATGGCGCCGACTATCGCCGCGCGCTATCCCACCTGGGCGGCGCGCTGGCCGGCTGGCGCTATCTGAAAAAGGGCCTGGCGCTGATGCGCACGCTCAGGAAGAGCGGCGTGCCCTTCTACAAAGGCGCCACCGGCCTGGCTGTCGAGGGCGACGATGCCGTGCGCGCGCTGCGCTTCACCAGCGGCGGGCGCGAACAACGCATCGAGACCCGCACCGTGCTGCTCCACCAGGGCGTGGTACCCAATACGCAGTTCACCTGGGCGCTGCGCGCCGCGCATCGGTGGGACGATGTCCAGCTGTGCTGGCAGCCGCAGGCGGACGAATGGGGCGCGCTGGACATTCCCGGCATCTCTATCGCCGGCGACGGACGCGGCATCGGCGGCGCGCTGGCGGCACGCCTGCAAGGCGAGCTCGCCGGGCTGGCCGCCGCGCACGCGGCAGGCCGGCTGGACGCCGCGGGGCGCGACCGCCACGCAGCGCCGGCCCGCGCCGCGCTGCGCTCGCATCTGCAGATCCGGCCCTTCCTCGATGCGCTGTATCGCCCCAAGGCTGCCAACCGGATCCCCGCCGACGAGGTCGTCGTGTGCCGCTGCGAAGAGGTCACGGCCGGCGAGATCCGCGCGTTCGTCGAACTGGGCTGCGGCGGTCCCAACCAGACCAAGTCCTTCGGCCGCTGCGGCATGGGCCCGTGCCAGGGCCGGCTGTGCGGGCTGACCGTCACGGAAGTCATTGCGCAGGCGCGCGGCGTGCCGCCGCAGGAAGTGGGCTACTACCGCATCCGCCCGCCCATCAAGCCGATCACCCTTGGCGAGCTTGCCCGTGAAGCCTGA
- the ltrA gene encoding group II intron reverse transcriptase/maturase: MTASDVQASAAGASSHPARMWEQANWSHIAADVKRLQARIAKATWEGRWGKVKALQRLLTRSHSGKMLAVKRVTENRGKRTPGVDGRIWSSPAARWNGMVSLRHRGYRAMPLRRVYIPKSNGKKRPLGIPCMRCRAMQALWKLALEPVAETLADANSYGFRPERSTADAIEQCFKVLAKRASPEWILEGDIRGCFDNFSHSWFLENIPMDKGVLRKWLQAGYIDEGTLFESWAGTPQGGVISPVIANMALDGLEAAVHASVGTSKLARSKAQLNVVRYADDFVVTGVSKDVLESRVLPAVRQFMAARCLELSEEKTRITNIVEGFDFLGQNVRKYGGKLLTKPAKKSIKSLLDKAREVIKGNASATQEVLIRRLNPIIRGWAMYHRHVVAKATFSTIDSHIWHLLWKWARRRHPTKGARWVRQRYFRRDGHRSWDFATKGSTEGDTCGLQLFRATTVAIQRHVKIRGLANPFDPAWDIYLARRRSAKRSVGLPGAIQWC; encoded by the coding sequence ATGACGGCGAGCGACGTGCAAGCGAGCGCGGCTGGTGCGTCCTCGCACCCGGCGCGGATGTGGGAGCAGGCAAACTGGTCGCACATCGCGGCCGACGTGAAACGACTTCAGGCGCGTATCGCTAAGGCAACATGGGAGGGCAGATGGGGCAAGGTGAAAGCCTTGCAACGTCTGCTGACCCGCTCGCATAGCGGCAAGATGTTGGCCGTGAAGCGTGTGACGGAAAATCGCGGTAAGAGGACGCCGGGGGTGGATGGCAGGATATGGTCGTCCCCGGCGGCCAGATGGAACGGAATGGTGTCGCTACGTCATCGCGGCTATCGTGCGATGCCGCTGCGGCGGGTTTACATTCCCAAGAGTAACGGCAAGAAGCGTCCGCTGGGAATTCCATGTATGCGGTGCCGGGCGATGCAGGCTTTATGGAAGCTCGCTCTGGAACCCGTCGCGGAGACCCTGGCAGACGCCAATTCCTACGGCTTTCGGCCCGAACGCTCGACCGCCGATGCCATCGAACAGTGCTTCAAGGTTCTGGCCAAGCGTGCCTCGCCAGAATGGATTCTGGAGGGTGACATTCGAGGTTGTTTCGACAACTTCAGTCATTCCTGGTTCCTGGAGAACATACCGATGGATAAGGGGGTTCTGCGCAAGTGGCTTCAGGCCGGATATATCGATGAGGGAACCCTGTTCGAGTCGTGGGCGGGTACACCCCAAGGGGGTGTCATCTCGCCCGTGATCGCGAATATGGCGCTGGATGGGCTTGAAGCAGCAGTTCATGCAAGTGTGGGAACATCCAAACTTGCTCGCAGCAAGGCTCAACTCAACGTCGTCCGCTATGCCGATGACTTTGTGGTGACTGGCGTATCGAAAGATGTGCTGGAATCCCGGGTGCTTCCCGCGGTTAGGCAGTTTATGGCCGCCCGATGCCTGGAACTCTCGGAAGAGAAGACCAGAATCACCAACATAGTGGAGGGTTTCGATTTCCTTGGCCAGAACGTGCGCAAGTACGGCGGCAAACTGCTGACCAAGCCAGCGAAGAAAAGTATCAAATCGCTGCTGGACAAGGCCAGGGAAGTCATCAAAGGCAACGCGAGTGCCACCCAAGAGGTGTTGATCCGTAGGCTGAACCCGATCATTCGGGGATGGGCTATGTATCATCGCCACGTCGTGGCAAAAGCGACCTTCTCGACGATAGACTCGCACATCTGGCACCTGCTCTGGAAGTGGGCAAGACGTAGGCACCCCACGAAAGGAGCCCGGTGGGTCAGGCAACGGTACTTCCGGCGAGACGGACACCGGTCCTGGGACTTTGCGACGAAGGGTTCAACCGAGGGTGACACCTGCGGCCTGCAACTCTTCCGCGCAACGACGGTCGCGATTCAGCGCCACGTCAAAATCCGGGGACTGGCCAATCCATTTGATCCAGCATGGGACATCTACCTTGCCCGCCGTCGATCCGCGAAACGCTCCGTCGGGCTGCCCGGTGCCATCCAATGGTGCTGA
- a CDS encoding IS5 family transposase: MKQMTLAAGADQCAGFEQHRKPTRREEFLATMDQIVPWAALCAVIEPYYPKAGNGRRPIGLERMLRIHFLQHWFNLADLACEEALYDSASLRRFVGIDLGREPVPDATTVLKFRRLLEKHQLAERLFAEVGRLLQANGVKLKTGTIVDATIIGAPSSTKNEEKSRDPEMHQTRKGQQWYFGMKLHIGVDSQSGLAHSAVVTPANVHDKHALPQLLHGEERRVYGDSAYASQQELIASKAPHAKDFTNQRTRRNGEIDEVQRGKNRNKSKIRARVEHVFAVVKRLWGFTKVRYRGLKKNAGRAFTALALANLYLSRGHLMGAVRP; encoded by the coding sequence ATGAAGCAGATGACGTTGGCAGCGGGTGCAGATCAATGTGCAGGTTTCGAGCAACACCGCAAGCCAACGCGACGTGAAGAGTTTCTGGCGACGATGGATCAGATCGTGCCGTGGGCGGCATTGTGCGCCGTGATTGAGCCCTACTATCCGAAGGCAGGCAATGGCCGGCGGCCCATTGGTCTGGAGCGGATGCTGCGCATCCACTTTCTGCAGCACTGGTTCAACCTGGCAGATCTGGCTTGCGAGGAAGCGCTATATGACAGCGCCAGCCTGCGCCGCTTCGTAGGAATTGACCTGGGTCGTGAGCCGGTGCCGGACGCCACCACGGTATTGAAGTTTCGGCGGCTGCTGGAGAAACATCAGCTTGCCGAACGGCTGTTCGCGGAGGTTGGCCGACTCCTGCAAGCCAATGGCGTGAAGCTGAAGACCGGCACAATTGTCGATGCCACAATTATTGGTGCGCCCAGCTCGACGAAAAATGAAGAGAAGTCGCGCGACCCCGAGATGCATCAGACCCGCAAAGGCCAGCAGTGGTACTTTGGCATGAAGTTGCACATTGGCGTGGATAGTCAGAGCGGGTTGGCCCATTCCGCGGTGGTGACGCCGGCCAACGTTCACGACAAGCATGCGCTGCCCCAGCTTCTGCATGGGGAGGAGCGGCGTGTGTACGGTGACAGCGCATACGCCAGTCAGCAGGAGCTGATCGCATCGAAGGCGCCGCACGCCAAGGACTTCACCAATCAGCGGACCCGCAGAAACGGGGAGATTGACGAAGTGCAACGCGGGAAGAACCGTAACAAATCGAAGATCCGGGCCCGGGTTGAGCATGTCTTCGCCGTGGTTAAGCGCCTGTGGGGCTTCACGAAAGTCCGCTACCGCGGCCTGAAGAAGAATGCCGGCCGAGCCTTCACGGCGCTGGCGCTGGCCAATCTCTATTTGAGTCGAGGGCATCTGATGGGAGCAGTCCGCCCGTAA
- a CDS encoding Bug family tripartite tricarboxylate transporter substrate binding protein produces MTRPMSGSRRRFAILAGAAVAAGLAGAPFAALAQPQAFPSRPIRFIVPFPSGSGTDMTARMFAKKIGELTGQGVVVENKPGGNGFIGVQTLLSAPADGYTVFIGSNSTLSTNAATFRKLPYDPLTDFTPITLLSRGPCLIIVPASSPYHTLKALVEDARKRPGALNYGTGSVSYTLYSEWLNEQSRMKTTGVPYKGAGDAINGVMAANVDFAVVDASGAIELVKGGKVRALAYTAPQRSPLLPGVPSAAEAGVPDFLAYNWVAAAVSAKTPAPIAQRLGELFAQAGAADDVKEYYQRQSTSLILSTPAELRGYQKDEIARWKRLAAIAKIELQ; encoded by the coding sequence ATGACCCGACCCATGAGCGGCTCGCGGCGCCGCTTCGCCATCCTGGCCGGCGCCGCCGTCGCGGCTGGCCTGGCAGGCGCGCCGTTCGCCGCGCTGGCGCAGCCGCAGGCATTTCCCAGCCGGCCGATCCGCTTTATCGTGCCGTTCCCGTCCGGCAGCGGCACCGACATGACCGCCCGCATGTTCGCCAAGAAGATCGGCGAGCTGACAGGGCAGGGCGTGGTGGTGGAGAACAAGCCGGGCGGCAACGGCTTTATCGGCGTCCAGACACTGCTCAGCGCGCCGGCCGACGGATACACGGTGTTTATCGGCAGCAACTCCACGCTGTCCACCAATGCCGCGACCTTCCGCAAGCTACCCTACGACCCGCTGACCGACTTCACTCCCATCACGCTGCTGTCGCGCGGGCCGTGCCTGATCATCGTGCCCGCCAGCTCGCCGTACCACACGCTCAAGGCGCTGGTGGAGGATGCGCGCAAGCGGCCCGGCGCGCTCAACTACGGCACCGGCTCGGTGTCGTACACGCTGTACAGCGAATGGCTGAACGAGCAAAGCCGCATGAAAACCACGGGCGTGCCCTACAAGGGCGCGGGCGACGCGATCAATGGCGTGATGGCCGCCAACGTGGACTTCGCCGTGGTGGACGCCAGCGGCGCGATCGAGCTGGTCAAGGGCGGCAAGGTGCGCGCGCTGGCCTATACCGCGCCCCAGCGCTCACCGCTGCTGCCGGGCGTGCCGAGCGCGGCCGAAGCCGGCGTGCCGGACTTCCTGGCCTACAACTGGGTGGCGGCGGCGGTCTCCGCCAAGACACCTGCGCCCATCGCGCAACGCCTGGGCGAACTGTTCGCCCAGGCCGGCGCCGCCGACGACGTCAAGGAGTACTACCAGCGCCAGTCCACCTCGCTGATCCTGTCCACGCCGGCGGAACTGCGCGGCTACCAGAAGGACGAGATAGCGCGCTGGAAGCGGCTGGCGGCGATCGCGAAGATCGAGCTGCAGTAA
- a CDS encoding SDR family oxidoreductase yields the protein MGSQPITVITGASRGLGRAAASHLATVEGHLVVATARKPADLEALRARLALTGHSLACQPLDVTDDHSVAALAMWLAERFGRVNVLINNAGVSLDHYSTSLLELPFETLRTTLETNLFGVLRVTQALAPLLRASRAGRVVNLASGMGQLADMASGVPAYRISKTALNAVTRILAAEMADSGVKVNSVCPGWCRTDLGGLDAPRSPEQGIDTVVWLATLPEAGPSGGFFRDRQPIPW from the coding sequence ATGGGCAGCCAACCGATCACCGTCATCACCGGCGCGAGTCGCGGCCTGGGCCGCGCAGCCGCGAGCCATCTAGCCACGGTGGAAGGCCACCTGGTCGTCGCCACGGCGCGCAAGCCGGCGGACCTCGAGGCGTTGCGGGCCCGGCTCGCGCTTACCGGCCACTCGCTCGCATGCCAGCCGCTCGACGTCACCGACGATCATTCGGTGGCCGCGCTGGCCATGTGGCTGGCCGAACGCTTCGGTCGCGTAAACGTGCTGATCAACAACGCCGGCGTCTCGCTCGATCACTACAGCACCAGCTTGCTCGAACTGCCGTTCGAGACCTTGCGCACCACCCTGGAAACCAATCTCTTCGGCGTATTGCGGGTCACACAGGCATTGGCACCCCTGCTGCGCGCCAGCCGCGCCGGCCGGGTGGTCAATCTGGCTTCCGGCATGGGTCAGCTCGCGGACATGGCCAGCGGCGTGCCGGCCTACCGTATCTCAAAGACGGCGCTAAATGCCGTCACGCGCATCCTGGCCGCCGAGATGGCCGACAGCGGCGTCAAGGTCAATTCGGTGTGCCCTGGCTGGTGCCGGACCGACCTGGGTGGCCTCGATGCACCGCGTTCGCCCGAGCAGGGCATCGACACCGTCGTCTGGCTCGCGACGCTGCCTGAAGCCGGGCCCAGCGGCGGCTTTTTCCGTGATCGCCAGCCGATTCCGTGGTAG
- a CDS encoding acyl-CoA dehydrogenase family protein, which translates to MNFALEEEHQMLKDLVARFVREQLIPLEAGVLAREAEGGQLMLLPQEQDKLDGLSRELGLWGLDAPAEMGGADLPVVAMVGVNEELGKTVTPYDLPPDSPNLRMLLKTADAAQRARYLEPYARGETISAIAISEPGAGGDPAMMTTRAERDGDDWVLNGRKIWISRAARADWTIVMAVTDKTRGARGGISAFLVDRGTPGFKVERRIPMIGGASTYEVVLEDCRVARTQLLGVEGQGFAPMQARLSSRRVQMAAWCIGRAQRALDMLCEYAPQRRTFGAALADRQAIQWWVADAATRIHACRLMTYEAAARIDAGDEARTQVSMIKVFATEMAWDVIDHAMQAFGAMGMTKEMPLQQMANETRLMRIYEGPSEVHRWVIARDLLGLKR; encoded by the coding sequence ATGAACTTCGCCCTGGAAGAAGAACACCAGATGCTCAAGGACCTGGTGGCGCGCTTTGTGCGCGAGCAGTTGATTCCGCTCGAAGCGGGCGTGCTGGCCCGCGAGGCAGAAGGCGGCCAGCTCATGCTGCTGCCGCAGGAGCAGGACAAGCTGGACGGACTCTCGCGCGAGCTGGGCCTATGGGGCCTTGACGCGCCGGCCGAGATGGGCGGCGCCGACCTGCCGGTGGTGGCCATGGTCGGCGTCAACGAGGAACTGGGCAAGACCGTCACGCCCTATGACCTGCCGCCCGATTCGCCGAATCTGCGCATGCTGCTCAAGACCGCCGACGCGGCCCAGCGTGCTCGCTACCTGGAACCGTACGCGCGCGGCGAAACCATCTCCGCCATCGCCATATCCGAGCCCGGCGCCGGCGGCGACCCGGCCATGATGACCACCCGCGCCGAACGCGACGGCGACGACTGGGTGCTCAACGGCCGCAAGATCTGGATCAGCCGCGCCGCCCGTGCCGACTGGACCATCGTGATGGCCGTCACCGACAAGACTCGCGGCGCCCGCGGCGGCATCTCCGCCTTCCTGGTCGATCGCGGCACGCCCGGCTTCAAGGTGGAACGGCGCATCCCCATGATCGGCGGTGCCTCCACTTACGAGGTGGTGCTGGAAGACTGCCGCGTTGCGCGCACGCAGCTGCTCGGCGTGGAAGGCCAGGGCTTTGCGCCAATGCAGGCACGGCTGTCCAGCCGGCGCGTGCAGATGGCGGCCTGGTGCATTGGCCGCGCCCAGCGCGCGCTCGACATGCTGTGCGAGTACGCGCCGCAGCGCCGCACCTTCGGCGCCGCGCTGGCGGACCGGCAGGCCATCCAGTGGTGGGTGGCCGATGCCGCCACCCGCATCCACGCCTGCCGCCTGATGACTTACGAGGCTGCGGCGCGCATCGACGCCGGCGACGAGGCGCGCACCCAGGTCTCGATGATCAAGGTGTTCGCCACGGAGATGGCCTGGGACGTGATCGACCACGCCATGCAGGCCTTCGGCGCGATGGGCATGACCAAGGAAATGCCGCTGCAGCAGATGGCCAACGAGACGCGGCTGATGCGCATCTACGAAGGCCCTTCCGAAGTGCACCGCTGGGTCATCGCGCGGGACCTGCTCGGCCTCAAGCGTTAG
- a CDS encoding (2Fe-2S)-binding protein has protein sequence MPTEALFRPLANGAAMVTIEFNGQPLRVPCGRSVAAALLASGVTPLRTTPVSGAARAPYCMMGVCFECLMEIDGQPSRQACLVQVREGMAVRSQHGARDLELDPETEAGHA, from the coding sequence ATGCCCACTGAAGCCCTGTTCCGCCCGCTTGCCAACGGCGCCGCCATGGTGACGATCGAATTCAACGGCCAGCCCCTGCGCGTGCCCTGCGGGCGCAGCGTGGCGGCCGCGTTGCTGGCCAGCGGCGTGACGCCCCTGCGCACCACGCCGGTCAGCGGCGCTGCGCGCGCGCCCTACTGCATGATGGGCGTGTGCTTTGAATGCCTGATGGAGATCGATGGCCAACCCAGCCGCCAGGCTTGCCTAGTGCAGGTGCGCGAAGGCATGGCCGTGCGCAGCCAGCATGGCGCGCGCGACCTTGAACTCGATCCCGAGACGGAGGCTGGCCATGCCTGA
- a CDS encoding IS110 family transposase, with the protein MLPDQLYWVDPETGEIQNRRFQRQKLIEFLAQRKGRVALEACGSGHWWARKLLEMGYEVKLLHAKYVRPFVRTNKTDAADARAIWTAAQQPGMPAVTPKTVEQQATLVLHRMREQHIKMRTMMINALRGALYEFGLSFKKGRQAGLAEMRERLAEVEEDVPARVFEALREQFELIGRLDKGIEQLEGQIKAWSQTQPACKRLMAIPGIGMLTATALLATIGDAQGFESGRQLSAYLGLVPRQRGTGGKVQLGAISKRGDCYLRMLLIHGARAVVYRAKDKGAWCDQLARRRPSNVTVVAMANKAARIAWAVLRGKEPYERDHELKKAETARQMADSALGQLRLPKP; encoded by the coding sequence CTGCTACCCGACCAGCTGTACTGGGTTGACCCTGAGACTGGCGAGATACAAAACCGGCGATTCCAGCGTCAAAAGCTGATCGAGTTCCTAGCTCAGCGCAAAGGACGCGTGGCGCTGGAGGCATGCGGCAGCGGGCACTGGTGGGCTCGCAAGCTCCTCGAGATGGGCTATGAGGTGAAGCTGCTGCACGCGAAATACGTCCGTCCATTCGTGCGAACCAACAAGACAGATGCGGCGGATGCGCGCGCGATCTGGACGGCGGCGCAACAGCCGGGCATGCCCGCAGTGACGCCGAAGACAGTGGAGCAGCAGGCGACACTGGTGTTGCATCGGATGCGAGAGCAGCACATCAAGATGCGCACGATGATGATCAATGCCTTGCGCGGCGCGCTCTATGAGTTTGGCTTGAGCTTCAAGAAGGGGCGTCAGGCGGGCTTGGCGGAGATGCGCGAGCGGCTGGCCGAAGTGGAGGAAGACGTGCCGGCGAGGGTGTTCGAGGCGTTGCGCGAACAGTTCGAGCTGATCGGTCGGCTAGACAAAGGCATTGAGCAGTTGGAGGGACAGATCAAGGCCTGGTCCCAAACGCAGCCGGCGTGCAAGCGGCTGATGGCGATTCCAGGGATCGGCATGCTCACGGCCACGGCGCTGCTAGCGACGATCGGCGATGCGCAGGGCTTCGAATCGGGGCGGCAACTGTCGGCCTACCTGGGGCTGGTGCCGCGCCAGCGTGGCACTGGGGGCAAGGTGCAATTGGGGGCGATTAGCAAACGCGGAGACTGTTACCTGCGCATGCTGCTGATCCACGGTGCCAGAGCAGTCGTGTACCGGGCCAAGGACAAAGGGGCCTGGTGCGACCAACTGGCGCGCCGACGCCCGTCCAACGTGACGGTGGTGGCGATGGCCAACAAGGCGGCAAGAATTGCCTGGGCGGTGCTGAGGGGCAAGGAGCCGTATGAAAGAGACCACGAGCTGAAGAAGGCGGAGACGGCCAGGCAAATGGCGGATTCCGCGCTAGGTCAGCTGCGCCTACCAAAACCGTAG
- a CDS encoding NAD(P)/FAD-dependent oxidoreductase: protein MTTSDLIVIGGGLVGTAIAYGAARNGVRVTVLDEGDDALRASRGNFGLVWVQGKGHGMAPYASWTMGSARRWPALAAALLEDTGIDVQLKQPGGFHLCFSAEEMQAREARLQRIQDNLGGDYPFEMLDHGPLGARLPGIGPDVAGASYTPMDGHANPLKLLRALHTACQHRGVRILPRHGVGQIARDGAGFVVEAGGTRFAAPRIVLASGLGNRALAGQIGLHAPVAPNRGQVLIGERASHFLDHPTTYVRQTDEGTIQLGDSMEDVGFDDGTTVDVLGAIARRGVRSFPALASLKLVRAWGALRVMTPDGFPIYQESAACPGAFVTTCHSGVTLAAAHVFRVAPWVSGGATPEGIDVFTGDRFLDTNQVFNHAH from the coding sequence ATGACCACAAGCGATCTTATTGTCATCGGCGGCGGCCTGGTCGGCACCGCCATCGCCTACGGCGCCGCCCGCAACGGCGTGCGCGTGACCGTGCTGGACGAAGGCGACGATGCCTTGCGTGCCTCGCGCGGCAACTTCGGCCTGGTCTGGGTCCAGGGCAAGGGCCATGGCATGGCGCCCTACGCCAGCTGGACCATGGGCTCGGCGCGGCGGTGGCCGGCGCTTGCCGCCGCGCTGCTGGAAGATACCGGCATCGATGTGCAGCTCAAGCAGCCGGGCGGCTTCCACCTTTGTTTTTCCGCCGAGGAGATGCAGGCGCGCGAGGCGCGGCTGCAACGCATCCAGGACAACCTTGGCGGCGACTATCCGTTCGAGATGCTGGACCACGGTCCGCTGGGCGCGCGCCTGCCCGGCATCGGCCCGGACGTGGCCGGCGCCAGCTACACGCCGATGGACGGTCATGCGAACCCGCTCAAGCTGCTGCGCGCCTTGCACACGGCATGCCAGCACCGTGGTGTCCGGATACTGCCCCGGCACGGCGTGGGACAGATTGCGCGCGATGGCGCGGGCTTTGTCGTGGAAGCCGGCGGCACGCGCTTTGCGGCGCCCCGCATCGTGCTGGCGTCTGGCCTGGGCAATCGCGCGCTGGCCGGGCAGATCGGGCTGCATGCGCCGGTGGCGCCCAACCGCGGCCAGGTCCTGATCGGCGAGCGGGCCTCGCACTTCCTCGACCATCCCACCACATACGTGCGGCAGACCGACGAGGGCACCATCCAGTTGGGCGACTCGATGGAAGATGTCGGGTTCGATGACGGCACGACGGTGGACGTGCTCGGCGCGATCGCCAGGCGCGGCGTGCGCAGTTTTCCCGCGCTGGCCAGCCTCAAGCTGGTACGCGCCTGGGGCGCCCTGCGCGTGATGACGCCGGACGGCTTCCCGATCTACCAGGAGAGCGCCGCCTGCCCCGGTGCCTTCGTCACCACTTGCCACAGCGGCGTCACGCTGGCCGCCGCCCATGTTTTCCGCGTGGCGCCGTGGGTCAGCGGCGGCGCCACGCCCGAAGGCATCGACGTATTCACCGGCGACCGCTTCCTCGATACCAACCAGGTTTTTAATCATGCCCACTGA
- a CDS encoding FmdB family zinc ribbon protein — translation MPTYQYRCEKCGEVFDRAEHLAEHEAGHPSCPKCGSKTVQHMPTPFVAKTARKS, via the coding sequence ATGCCCACCTATCAGTACCGTTGTGAAAAATGCGGTGAGGTTTTCGACCGCGCGGAACATCTCGCCGAACATGAAGCCGGCCACCCGTCTTGCCCCAAGTGCGGCAGCAAGACGGTGCAGCACATGCCAACGCCGTTTGTTGCGAAGACGGCGAGAAAGAGCTGA